One region of Bacteroidota bacterium genomic DNA includes:
- a CDS encoding phage holin family protein yields the protein MLNEEKQEIEELVDSAKEYIETRSEISKLKAIDKGSKMAGSMASGIILMVLFFAILAFVSIAVAFALSEWIGRAFSGFLIVAGFYLLVFVLLALNKERWIENPVTNSIIRNFFKDHEKD from the coding sequence ATGTTAAACGAGGAAAAGCAGGAAATTGAAGAACTTGTTGATAGCGCGAAAGAGTATATAGAAACGCGTAGTGAAATCAGCAAGCTAAAAGCGATAGACAAGGGAAGTAAAATGGCCGGAAGTATGGCCTCCGGAATTATACTAATGGTGTTGTTCTTCGCCATTCTTGCCTTCGTCAGCATTGCTGTTGCTTTTGCTCTTTCAGAATGGATCGGAAGAGCATTTTCCGGATTTTTGATTGTGGCGGGATTTTATCTCCTTGTCTTCGTTTTGCTTGCGTTGAATAAAGAACGTTGGATTGAAAATCCAGTAACGAATTCTATTATCCGGAATTTTTTCAAGGACCATGAAAAAGATTGA
- a CDS encoding YtxH domain-containing protein codes for MKNTSKILLALVGGVALGAAIGVLLAPDKGSETRKKIKDTARDLGDKAKDKFRQTMKTASDMKSRVEAEAEELI; via the coding sequence ATGAAAAACACTTCAAAAATATTGTTAGCATTGGTTGGAGGAGTTGCACTAGGAGCTGCTATTGGTGTATTGCTCGCACCTGATAAAGGAAGTGAAACAAGAAAAAAGATCAAAGATACAGCTCGGGATCTGGGTGACAAGGCTAAAGACAAATTTCGCCAAACGATGAAAACAGCTTCTGATATGAAATCAAGAGTGGAAGCTGAAGCCGAAGAATTAATCTGA
- a CDS encoding universal stress protein translates to MKTILVPVDFSESSFNAALYAIDLAKAGNAIVHLLNVYHIPNPLKSLPLEIIITPDELKENSDSMLKQMTSRLRELRPECGPVTFISQNGFTLQEINHYSNFIHADLIVMGMRGVGKIREKILGSITTGMINQSAIPMLVIPENAPFRIPKKILLASDGSAIHSQSHLKVLFQMANQFNSCIDILTVLTKENIHKRESIIDQLERSFINTNHQYHFKEMTNVGDAINDFIAKTESDILVMLPRKHNFLEYLFERSHTRSLAFHTHIPLLTLPD, encoded by the coding sequence ATGAAAACAATTTTAGTACCTGTTGATTTTTCAGAAAGTTCATTTAATGCGGCTTTGTATGCGATCGACCTGGCAAAAGCAGGAAACGCGATTGTTCATTTGTTGAATGTGTATCACATTCCAAATCCATTGAAGTCTCTTCCTCTTGAGATAATCATTACTCCTGATGAATTGAAAGAGAATTCGGATTCCATGCTTAAACAGATGACCAGCAGGCTCAGAGAACTACGACCAGAATGCGGTCCTGTCACCTTTATATCTCAAAATGGTTTCACTTTACAGGAAATTAACCATTACTCAAATTTTATTCATGCCGACCTTATCGTAATGGGAATGCGAGGAGTAGGGAAAATCAGGGAAAAGATTCTTGGAAGCATTACCACAGGAATGATCAATCAGTCAGCAATTCCAATGTTGGTGATACCTGAAAATGCTCCATTTCGTATTCCCAAAAAGATCCTTTTGGCAAGCGATGGTTCAGCTATTCATTCGCAGTCGCATTTGAAAGTTCTCTTCCAGATGGCAAATCAATTTAACAGTTGTATAGACATTCTAACTGTTCTGACAAAAGAGAATATTCACAAACGGGAATCAATTATCGATCAGCTGGAAAGAAGTTTTATCAATACCAACCACCAGTATCATTTCAAAGAAATGACGAATGTGGGAGATGCTATTAATGATTTTATCGCCAAAACTGAAAGCGACATTCTTGTAATGCTACCCAGGAAACATAATTTCCTGGAGTATCTTTTTGAAAGAAGTCATACCCGGTCTCTCGCATTTCATACACACATACCATTGCTGACTTTACCGGATTGA